The sequence GGAGGAGTTCGAGAAGAAAGACTGGCGCGAGGTGGAGGCTTATGATTATTTCGTGCTGGGCAGCCCGGCGCATTTTGGGCAGATGAGCTGGGAAATGAAGAAGTTCTTCGATGAAGCCTTCCACATGATCTATATGTCTCCGGGGAAGGCGGAGGGAAAGCTGTTCGCCCTGTTCTCGGTGGGTGCCGGAATGCCCGGGGCAAAGAGTACTGTCGATTCGATGGAGCAGGCGATCGACATGAATGCCGGCAAG comes from bacterium and encodes:
- a CDS encoding NAD(P)H-dependent oxidoreductase — translated: EEFEKKDWREVEAYDYFVLGSPAHFGQMSWEMKKFFDEAFHMIYMSPGKAEGKLFALFSVGAGMPGAKSTVDSMEQAIDMNAGKVVLRLGLDKSMSADEFAAQAADFARSFAVLVGH